The following nucleotide sequence is from Nocardioides eburneiflavus.
CGGTCGTCGTGTGGACGATGGGCAACCACGACGAGCGCGAGCCCTTCGCCCGCGGGCTCTTCGACTCCGACGACGCGGGCCCGCAGGACCGGGTGCACGAGGTCGACGGCCTGAGGATCGTCGCGCTCGACACCAGCGTGCCCGGGCACCACCACGGCGAGCTCACGCCCGCCCAGCTGGCCTGGCTGGCCGACGTCCTCGCCACTCCCGCCGAGCACGGCACCCTGCTGGCCATGCACCACCCGCCGCTCCCGATCCCGATGCTGCGCGCCGCCGAGCTGATCGAGCTGCACGACCAGCAGGCGCTCGCCGACGTCATCGCCGGCACCGACGTGCGCGGCATCCTCGCCGGCCACCTGCACCTGTCGACGTGGTCGACCTTCGCCGGCGTGCCGGTCTCGGTCGCGTCGGCCAGCTGCTACACCAGCGACCCGGCGCCCGTCGACCGCTTCGTCTCGGGCGTGGACGCCAACCGGGCCTTCACGATGGTCCACACCTACGACGACCGCCTCGTCCACACGCTCGTCCCCATCGAGCGCGGTGTCGAGGTGAGCCACGTCGGCTCCGACGTCGCGGAGGCGCTGGAGGGCGTGCCGCTGGAGCAGGCCCGCGAGCTCGCCTCGAGCAAGACCTCCCAGTTCAACAACTGACCCGCCACCGCTGCCCGATCGACCCCTGCCGAGGACCTTCCCTTGCGACTGCTGCTCATGCGCCACGGCCAGACCCACGCCAACGTGTCCGGCGAGCTCGACACCGCCCACCCCGGCCTCGACCTGACCGACCTCGGACGCGCCCAGGCCGAGGCAGCCGCCAAGGCCATCGCCGAGCACCACCTCGACGCGATCTACGTCTCCAGCCGGGTGCGCACCCACCAGACGGCCGCCCCGACCGCCGAGCACCGCGGCCTCACCCCGACCGTGGTCGACGGGCTCGAGGAGATCGCGGCCGGCGACTTCGAGATGCGCAGCGACCACGACGCGGTCGCGGGCTACATCGGCTCGGTGGCGACGTGGCTCGAGGGCGATCTCACCCACCGGATGCCCGGCGCCGAGACCGGCGAGGAGTTCCTCGCCCGCTACGACGCCGCCGTCCGTACGATCGCCGCGGCCGGTCACGACGCCGCACTCGTCGTCTCGCACGGCGCCGCGCTGCGTACGTGGGTCTCCACCCGGATGACGCCACACCCGGACGCACCGTCCGTCCACCAGCCGCTCCACAACACCGCGCTCATCGTGCTCGACGGCCACCCGGATGCCGGCTGGGAGATGGTGTCGTGGCAGGGCCACCCGGTCGGCGGCGAGCTCCTGGAGGACCCGACCGCCGAGGACCCGACCGGCGACCTGGACTCCGACGACGACGGCGAGATCGGCTGAGGTGTTCGGCTGGCCCGTGGCTACAGCCGAGGACCCGATGGACTTCCACGCGTACGGGTGGAACTTCATCTGCGGCTGAGCGTGGAACCCGGGTCCCCGCTCTGAACTTCCACCCGTACGGGTGCGAGTTCATCCGCGTACCTCAGACGCCCTCGGTCCCGATCCCCGGGTGCACGAACGGCTGCCCAGCCCGCATCTGCTCGACCGAGCCGGGGTGCACGCGGGCGAGGTGGGCGAGCCCACGGCGCCGGTAGCGGAGGGTCTGGACGATCCCGAGCGCCCAGAAGAGGTACTGCACGGCCATCGCGAGCTTGAAGTCACCGAGCGTGTAGGACTCCATCCCGCCGCTCGCCGACAGGTCGAGGACGACGCCGATCAGCGCCATCGTCAGCAGCGAGGCGGTGAAGCCGCCGATGTTGACCAGCCCGTTGGCGCGACCGGTCTCGTGCGCCGGCGTGAACGACCGCGCGAGGTCGAAGCCGACCATCGCGGCCGGGCCGCCGCTCGCCGTGGCGAACGCCATCACCACCACCAGCCAGGTCGGAGCCACGCCGGGCCACAGCAGCACGCCGGTCCACGGCACCACCATCGCGATGACGACGCCGACCACGATCCACGAGCGGTAGTAGGGCAGTCGCGCCACCAGCCGCGCGAGGACGAGGCCGCTCACCACGGCCCACGCCGTCATCGCCATCAGCAGGGTGCTGGCGCCTCGCGACGACCAGCCCAGCCCCTGCACGAGGAACGGGTATCCCCACAGCAGGGCGAAGACGGTGGCGGAGAACTGCGAGGCGAAGTGCGACCACATGCCCAGCCGGGTGCCGGGGTTGCCCCACACCGTACGGACCGACTGCGCGAGGGCGCGCAGCTTGACGGCCACGACGTCGTCGCGCTCGTACGGGGAGTCCTTCACCAGCGCGACCACCCCGACGAGCAGCACCAGGCCGACGCTGGACGTGAGCGCGAACGTGCGGGTCCAGCCGAGCTC
It contains:
- a CDS encoding histidine phosphatase family protein, with amino-acid sequence MRLLLMRHGQTHANVSGELDTAHPGLDLTDLGRAQAEAAAKAIAEHHLDAIYVSSRVRTHQTAAPTAEHRGLTPTVVDGLEEIAAGDFEMRSDHDAVAGYIGSVATWLEGDLTHRMPGAETGEEFLARYDAAVRTIAAAGHDAALVVSHGAALRTWVSTRMTPHPDAPSVHQPLHNTALIVLDGHPDAGWEMVSWQGHPVGGELLEDPTAEDPTGDLDSDDDGEIG
- a CDS encoding MFS transporter — encoded protein: MTAEQIHDIGRRRAWVIWLVALAVYVLAVFHRSSLGVAGIIASDRFDISATSLATFTVLQLVVYAGMQVPVGVLLDRYGSRTMLLVGLALMTAGQLGFAFSSSFAGAVAARAVVGAGDAMVFVSVIRLVTIWFLVRQAPLVTQLTGLTGQLGAIAAAGPLAYLLHELGWTRTFALTSSVGLVLLVGVVALVKDSPYERDDVVAVKLRALAQSVRTVWGNPGTRLGMWSHFASQFSATVFALLWGYPFLVQGLGWSSRGASTLLMAMTAWAVVSGLVLARLVARLPYYRSWIVVGVVIAMVVPWTGVLLWPGVAPTWLVVVMAFATASGGPAAMVGFDLARSFTPAHETGRANGLVNIGGFTASLLTMALIGVVLDLSASGGMESYTLGDFKLAMAVQYLFWALGIVQTLRYRRRGLAHLARVHPGSVEQMRAGQPFVHPGIGTEGV
- a CDS encoding phosphodiesterase → MKQLGQYAAPRHVVAHLSDPHLIGGGALHYGVIDNVAHLRLALDRLAAVRPAPHALVFTGDLADRGEPDAYETLRSIVEPFAADMGAVVVWTMGNHDEREPFARGLFDSDDAGPQDRVHEVDGLRIVALDTSVPGHHHGELTPAQLAWLADVLATPAEHGTLLAMHHPPLPIPMLRAAELIELHDQQALADVIAGTDVRGILAGHLHLSTWSTFAGVPVSVASASCYTSDPAPVDRFVSGVDANRAFTMVHTYDDRLVHTLVPIERGVEVSHVGSDVAEALEGVPLEQARELASSKTSQFNN